AAAAAGAGAGAATTAAGGGAGAGAAATTGAGAGAGCGTAAGTGCATAATTTACTTAAACTAAACTCAGTTATGCATTTAATTGTACAGTGTGTTATCAaaatgtcatcatcatcatgcaaaagctttatattttttgtaacaaaaacaattataattaacaaaatagcaacaaaaaaaaaaggtaaataaaaacgttcaacaatttgttttggtttttaagTTAGAACAAactacagtttttatttaataatctaTAAATaaggttttgaaaaaaattttataaagagaacAACAATGTTTCGACTGAATGATCAAACTAACATTGATtgcacatatacataaataaattaaataattaaatgttttttttttgtttaataaaattttgaaaagggtttgttgttaatatttaatttaaatttaaactaattttcttttttttagatattttttttttaagttttggtaACAATTCACAGTtcacaaatttaacaaaatacactagataaataataaaatatataaaataattttcttttttttttttttcttgcaaaaaaatgttgttaaattgatttaataaatttttaattaaatttaaaaattttcaaaaatggttaaaaaaaagAGAGCAACAAATAATAGGTAAAGTGTTAATTTTTAGTATTAATTGTATTTAGttgttaagtttttgttgttgttgttttattaaaaaaaaatcctgtCATGGTATTGGTATTATCAAAttggtgtttttgttttctggatttttgataaaatgtttaattgttaAAAGGAATCGATTAATAATTCTTGTGCTCTGGTTTTAAAAGTTGTTGCCTGTGTTATGAAAGTTACGCCAATAGTTATTAAATTCCTCAAATATTCGGCTACGAAAAGGTGATTTCCCAAACATCTCATCGAATGAACCCggaaattgtgtaaaatattcTGAAGAACTTGGGAAACCCGTAGAGAAATTTGAAAATGGTTCAAAATTGTTTGAATTTGATGTGGAGACATCATAGCCATGATCACCATTAATATGATTGTTTACATCATCATCGTAGTTATCGTTATCGTTTCTATAATCATCGTTATCGTTCTCTAAAATTGGCAGCACAAAAATCCCGGTAGCGTTGTaatagatagagagagagagaaacaaaaaagtaatattcTAAATAGGATAAAgtgcatacatatacacatacacacgcaCGCACACACAAGGACATGTCATGGATGtgataatacaaaaattaaaaatatatatacatacaccaGGATTTCGGGAGGTAGTAAGTAGTAAGTATATAGTAGtgggatatatatatatatagataataatAATGGTGAttagaaaacagaaaaatataaatactttccaAGACATTGTATGGAGGATAAAGAGAGCTAATAAACATGTTAAAGTACACAAACACCATTACGACAAGGACGTATGAGTATAATGAAAGGAGCACCATgtacaaaaaataaccaaaatgaaaaaagttgtgAAATGTGTTTAAGGTTGGAGgagataaatataaataaatagactGGGGGGAGGgctttttgtgtgttattataATGTGTGTTCTAGGTGAATCTTCGCCAAGTCGCCCAAGCGGACAACCCTAATACCACAGCTGTACCCAAGACGCTACCAACACCAGTTAAAAGATATGAATCTGAGTCTGATTGTGATTTTTGTGTAGTTGTTTCTTTGTCATTGTTATTAATAGTGGCTTTGGTGTTACAACATGAGCTTGCTGAAGCTGAAGCTTTTTGGGATGTCACTGTTTTGTCAAAGGACTCACCGTGTCCGCCGTTTTCTGGTAACATGGGTGCGCGCAACGTTTTCACTGTCTTAACCACCGATGACTTTTTGAAAGCCTTGCTTACGGAATTATCGGTGGTCTCTTCGGAACGTTCTTCTTCTTGATGTTCTTCGCGATGACCACCTTCGATTTCCTCTTTCTGATGATTGGAGAATTTAGCAAATTCACGTAAATGACGTGGCAAACGTCGCAAGCTGGCCTCCTTTTCACCTTCGATAATTTTAACGGGCGGTATATCTTCCGCCTCACTGAGCTGGGCTTGCGTTGTTGGTTGGGATTCTGCACCCGATTCCCAGTCACTATCGGCTGGCATAGCCAATTTATGACGTCTCTCCTTAACGCGACTTAAGAATTCCTCCTCCATATTAGCCTTGTGTTTTGAGTAAGCCTCGTCTTCGTGTATCTtcgatattttaattatattttgcaatCTACGCTTTTCACGTTCCGCCACCTTGTTCAACCATTCCTCCGCCATTTGTTGCCTAAATACCTCATCTTCAGTAAGAGTTGGTAACTTTTGTGTCGATCTGTAGAGATCACGTAAAGGTCTTGTGATGGGTGATGTTGGTGTTTGAGCCATCTGCATTGCTTGAGCTTTCTGCGCCTCCTCCATTAAACGTCTGCGTTCATTTTGTAGACGTTCAAATTCTGTGCGTAGTTCCTCTTCTTTATTAGCAATATACTTCAATTGTTGTTCGTGTATTTCGCGTGGCAAAGAAGCACGTCTCTGACGCATATCTTCCTCTCTTACATGACAACCGTCTAAGGGGAAGAAACCCGAAGTCTGAGGTGCAGGTGAGACACCCCGTCTTGTTGTAGTGCTAATATATTTGGGATTAGGATCCCGTTCAATCATTGAATAACAACTGCCAAACTTAGGTCTATTGTTTTCAGGAGCTCTATTCAACATGGGGGCATGATGTCTCCTCACATTGTAGGCATTAAAGTGATCATAAGAGTGTTGATTGTTGAATGATAAATCATTGGTGGAAGCCGACAAACGTGGTGCTCGAATACCTCCTGGACGTCGTTGATAACAGATTTCTACTTCCTTGGCAAAAGGACGTGCAATATTTTCCGATGAACCCAAATCGCTAGCATATTTTGACCAATCATCTTCAGCTCTTTGGAACTGTGTTTGATTACTGTAAGTGCGCTGTCTATGATGCGCATCGTCACCGAGATTAAACATCGATTCTGCTCGACGGAAACGAGCATCGTCGACATATGAAGGGTTGGAACTTTCTATTTGTATTGGTATTTGATACGTTTTTGGAGGTTCTGGTACCGGTGGAGCCTCATCGTAGGTATCTGATGGTTTGTTAGCTGCTGTTGTGTTACCATTACCATTCTCTATATGTATAGGTATTTGATATGTACGACCTGCTTGATAATCCACTGTATCGGTGGCTGATTCCTGAGGTCTGGAAAATCTTAAGGAACGAGATTTCATAGATCTTTCGATTTCCTGTTCCAATTCTTTAAGGTGTTCATGTCGGGACTTATTAAATTCttctatttgttgtttttgtctcaTGTGTACTCGATTTAAATCAAACATGGAGGCTGATCTCTCACGTTGTTCCCTTTCGGCTTTGCTGGTCTCCAGTTCTCTGTGCAATTGTTTGGAAAGGTCATCAAATTCTTTGAATAACTTTTCATGGTCGTGGCTGAGTGtggttatttttttgtgttcggttgttgttgtagttgacGAAATCATTTCACCATTATTATCCCCGTTCGAGGTTACTTTCGCTGtcgttgctgctgctgttggcaAGTTAAGTGTTGGTAGCGTGGAGGCAGCATCGGCAGCTGCTTTGGCACGTTGCCTAAATTCTTCGTAAGTATCTTGTATTCCCCTCTTTAGTGCGGTATTCTCTggttcttgtttttttgtaagATCTTTTTCATCCATCTTCGCACTCTTGTTCTCGTCATTAGCAATATTTTGAGAAGTTTCTGCTATAGTGGTTCTTATTGTTGTTTCGCTTTGTGTTGccgtttgttgttttctttcaaTATCTGACGAAtgcttgtttaaatttaaagctgACATAATTTCTTGGTCATTTTTGTGTGGTGCTGCTGGTGAATTATGTTTAATGTCTTGTTCTTTACCTGTAGACAAGAAACTATTACTGTCCTGAGACATGGCTGTTTTCAAAGGAAAACTGCTGATTGCATCGGAGGGTTTATCACCAGAGGTTTTAGTTTCATGTTTTGAGGTGGAGAAATCTTGCACTACTTTACCATTTTCAATGCGTTTTTGTGTCTCATAGCTGTGAGTTTCCACGCTGGAATATCTTTTGGGTTGTGTATTCATGATTTGGCTGCAGAAGGGTTCAGTATTCGAAGATTCAATGTTTGAGAAGCGTTTGTGTTCGTGATCAAAGATGTTTGATGAACCCATTGTGGGGAACATCTGGCCCAATGTTGTTTCAACACTTTGCATGTTTCCAGATCCTTTGTGTTCGGAAAGTTGTGGGAATTGATGCGAATTTGTCGATGTGCCGTTGTTTAATGTTGATGTTGCTGATGGTACCTGTTCTTTGACTGGAGCACTGCCACTGTTTGTTGTTTGCCTTGAGTTATTTTCatacgatgatgatgatgatacgGAGTGTATTTGTTTATTAGCATTTGATTCGCCAGTATCTTGTATAATCGATAGCAAGCGATGTTTATTCTCTTCTCCATTGTTTTCTCCATTCGATGCTGTTGGCATTTGCTCATTATTATGGGTCAAGTTGACGTCATCGTTGGGTGTCTGTGTATGGGTTACTGTGGTTGTAGAGACCGTTCGTTTAGAGAGATTTTGTGCTTTAGATGCTGTTTCACTTGACTTGACCGGCACGGGTGGTGGTGGTATCTGTGGGGGAGGTGGCGTTATACTTTTACGTAATTTCTTCATCATTGCTGCAGTTTGTAACAGCTGTTGCTCGGCCAATTTTTCTCTTTCCAAGGTCTGCAACTGTTCCTTGGTGTATTCATGATAACCTCGACGTTCTACAAACTTTTGATGGGCATCGAGCAAATCATCTGGTTTTTGTTCTGGTTTCTGTTGTATATAGGAACGTTGGGAGGGTGAGAGACACACTAATACCTGGGGATCATTGCTTGTAGGTACTCCAAGCCAAGATTgatcttgttgttgttgaggGGGTTCCGGTCTTTTGGGAGCAGTTTCTCCCACCTTTAGGGATAATTGCAAATCATCAATGTGTGGCAGTTCGGGTAGAGGATAAGGCATATTGTTTTCGGTTTCAACCGCTTTAACGGCACGAGCTTCTCCAATATTTTGCGCAACAGTAGCTAGTTCTTCTAGAACTGCATCACCATATGGAAAGGAGGCTAATGTTTCGGCACACAGTAATCTTAATTTTTTAGGATCGACCGAAGAACTAGAACTATCATCTGATTGCTCGCACTGTTGGTTCGTATCGGTTTTGAGATCTGAAATTGAGGATGTTTGAACTGAATCACTGCTTTGTTCAGGAGCCACGTTAATAGCAGTACACTGACTAAAGTTGGTACTGTCTGAACAATGTGAATCCATGGATTCTTGCCGTATTACAGAGGAAGTGAGTAGACTTAAAGCGCTATTCAAGCCTTTGGGAAGGTCATGCTGTGATTGTGTGTGGGAATTGTGGTAGTCGACATGTTTTTGAAGCAAAGGCAAAGAAGCAGAGTTTGAGAAGGAGGTAGAAGGATTGAAAGCAGAATTAGAGGTATTATCACATTCATCACGAGTTTGTTCTGGTTCGTGTTCTTGAGAAAGAGGAGGTATGGGAGGTGGTGGCGGAGAACCTCTAGGCGGAGGTGGAGGAATAGGAGTAAATGTGTTACTATTATTATAGCTTAATTTCACATAACCGTTTGTAGCACTATTTTCATTGTTATTACCGTTTAATTTTACCGTATTGTTGTCATTAacgttattattgttattattaattattaaatcgCGAACCGTATTCATATTTACGTCTTGTGAAAAAACCCGAGATGTTTTCGCGTTATTACCCGCACataaactactactactattagTATTAAACGATTCTTCACAACTATTTTCTGGCGTTCTACTGGCGAccgttgttgatgttgttgtgacAGGCAATTTTTGAGTGTTTGAGAgatttgtatgaatttttttcgtTGAAGACGACGAAgatgatgttgatgttgttgctattgttgtgtTTGTGTTTTGTGAAGCCACTTCATTAATGGAAGAGAGCACCGATGAAATTTGCTCTTCTATTTGGGCAAAAACAAGTTGCTCATTTGcaggtgatgatgatgatgataataatattgaatctaatttggaatttatatttgaatttgtttttgtttcagcTAATGATCTTGTTTTAGTGGTGGTGTTGGTGGCGATGGAAGTATTGGTGGCTGTTGCAGACGCAGTGTAAGGTGTTTGAggagtatttttgtttataagtttactgttatttattgtttgattattattgttttgatttGCGCAAAATTCCGGCAACTGTTGTTTTGGTATTTTGGCAGTGAATGCTGATGGTGCTGCTGATGATGTCAGTGACTCAAAGCAGATGTTTTCTGTCACTGGTTTATTTATAATATCTCGTAAATCTGTATCCAAATCAAAATCAGGCGTAGATGTATGcacattttcaaacaaatccATATCATGTAAATCGGACATACTGCTGGAGGCggaatttgaaatgaaaacaacCTCAGCCGCTTCGGCCTCCGGTGACATACAACTACTCACTGTTGTACAGCTTTCATCAGCATCGGGAGCATCTTGTAGACGAGCTGCCACAGCAACAGCTATAGGTTCTTCTCTGATAACCTTGGATTTTCTTTGATTAGtagactgttgttgttgtttgtgggATTTGGAAAAGTCCAAAGAACTTTTGGGATATTTAGCGTTTAGTTTCTGAACTTTACCTTCTGAGGGACAGTTAGTAGCACTTTCATTTGAAGCTGATCTGGATAGGGGATTTTCAGAATTATCGCTTAACTCACTATTCTCTTCGGAAATGCTGTCCAAGAAACGAGGATTTAGCATTTGCGGCAAAAAGTGATTCTCCAAGGCTATGCGTTTCTGTTTTCTAGATTGTTTTTGCGAGCTACTGGCTGAAGATGAGGACGAAGAGGAAGTTACTTCTGTTATAGAATCGGCCACTTTTTGAATATCATCACTATATTCCACGGAAGATTCTGCCTCACTAATGACTGGTGACCTTAATTCTTCCAAATCACTTAAACTTTCATCACTGATCTCCACAATTCTAACATCCGATGTGTTGGTTTTCGCTACACTGGATAAGGGTTCTTTCATGGTGGGTGAGGTTATTTGAGGTTCATTATCTTTATCCTCCAGATGTACTTGATGTACAATAACTTTAgcttgttgttgatgttgatgttgttgtttttgctgctgttgtgtgTTGTGATCTTCCTCATCCGATGTGCTTACTTTATGTACTATAACCTTAACCTCATGTTGCTGGGATGCTGATTCATTTGAAGATgagtttgtgttgttgttggtgaCCTCTTCAGTTTTGTCTACTTTGTGTACTATAACTTTGACTTCATGCTGTTGAGAATGTTGTGCATTTGCGGCTGTATTGTTACTATCTGTTTTATCAGTCGTTTCAGAGTCTTCCTCTGCTGTGATCACTTTGTGCACAATTACTTTaacttgttgttgttcttgttgcgTTTGTTGAGAGATATTatctgtttgttttgttgttggtttactACTATCTGCTGTGTTATTATCTTGGTCAAGTTCTTTTGAACTGATTTCATTTTCCTTGACTACATCTGGTTCGGTTAAGATTTTAtgtataataactttaaaaggcTCATTTTCTGACTTTTCTGTGGCCGGTGTAGCGCTCTGCTCTTCTTTAGAAGATTCATTAGATTTTATAGCGTTCGTAGTTGTCAGCTCTTTATTTGTGTTAACACTATTAGAATCTTCACAAACTATTCTATGTACAATAACCTTACCTAGGGCACACGTACTAGGTGAGATTGGTGAAACATCTGTTGTTGCAGTTTGAATGTTGCTTTCCTCACTGGAAATATCCCTTTGAGGGTCGATCATTTTCGATTTTTCATTGCCCATAATGTCATTTGTTTTAACACCgtgattatttttacttttattatcgCACTGTGATGGTTCATTCAAAACTGTGTCATTCGTTTCTGTCGTCTTTACGTTTGCCTCGGACTCTTGCTCTGTTGCAGTGGTGACGTCGGGTGTCGTTTGTTTTAATGATTGCACATTTTCACATACATCAAACTGATTAGATTTTTTAGTGGTGGATGTGTCAACAATTTCTGCGACATTATTCTCCGAGGAAACTGCACTGATGTTGGTCACTTCGCTGACAGTGAGAGGAGATGcagatgatgttgttgttggtgttgttgttgagtTTTCGGGGCTGTGGGTAGTGTTGATAGTTGtgggtgttgttgttgttgcagttgttggcTCTTTAGActcttttttacaattttcttctttttgtttttgttgctgctgttgttgttgctgctgctgtttattacgttgtttatttttgttacgaTTACGATTTTTATTGCGGTAGTTGGGCatctctattttttaaaaaacacttcGACGAGTTGTTACTCCTCGGTTTCTCTtttcttgtttgtttaattgcttttgttttgctaatgatttgtttatgttattgttgttgtttttttgcacGTTTACCTGTAATTTAGTGAATAGTTGCTCTAATCGAAGGTGGTTTTGGGCGGTTTAGTTTGTACGatagtttttcaaatttctgcaaaaactttattaactttatttttttttaatttaatttaaaaaatctatttgattgcataagttttatagaatttagtattaaaaaaacacacaattacGCAAAAAGGatgaagaaaaatgttttagtgATGAtattggtggtggtggtgttggTGATAGTAGTAGTTGTGGTGTTGGTGATGATGATGCCATGTACTAAAATGTTTGCTCAATTATCAACAATAACAGTTTGCTTTTCAATATCTATATACtctatatgtatttcttttattatatttttctaattttcttaaTGTCTTTTTTGtactaatttttctttttcaatagaaaatttttatagtgGGCAACAGACAGCTCTTTAGTTTTTCGTTCGTTCGTACCATTCGACTTTAAGCGACTGAAAACACTCACGTACTAATGCTCACAGAACCAGAGGCGAACACCggcatataaaaaaatatattttaggtacatatacaacaaaaaaaaaataaataatatcaagAAAATCTGAACAGaaacattttattagaaaaaattaaacgcGCGACCACGAATGTGACACGGATTTAAACaaacagctacaacaacaacaaaaactacaatgaataaaataaaatcatcatcatcatcaactcaataaaacaacaaaatctctttagaaaattttgaaaaatctttcTTTATCATTatcattgttgctgttgttgttcatattgttgttgctggctTCTCATTAATGTTTTCGCCTGGCTATACTTCTGATCTGTTCAGTTTAGTTAAGTCTTTCaattattttgttgctgttgttgatcttttttgttattcataaaaaagcacggggtaacaacaacaacacaacaaactaattttcataaagaaaatatttcataatttaaaatgaaaacacaacaacaaaataataataaataattttcttaaaaataggaagctttaaaaatacaacaacaaaaaaacgttTGCTctactaaaaacaaacaaaaagatttCCCACATTTCGATTTGCCACCATTCaatcgtaaatattttttaaaaagttttaaaatttttcaaaaaaacatattgGAATTTGCCAAATGATATTTTGTAGTGTTGATCATATAGTAGCAACTAAAATGGCGTGCGCGTGTcagtgtttgtttaaaagagaaagagagagagggaaaacaaaataaattgacgATTTTGATCTTTTATGAATGCATCCTCAGATTTTGTGTCTGAATGTATATATGTTGTCTTTCCAAAATTAGTGCATTAATACCTTTTATATATTCCCATAGAATTGAGCTCATTgcctaaaattatttaaaatttattaaatcatacaacaaacaagaaattaattttaaaattaacccaATAAACAATTATCTCTTACGGCAAAAAATGACAACAATTTCCTGTGGaatgtttaatgatttttaagtttttcttaatgagaatttctaaatgaaataaaatggcTGTTTTCAAACACTTAAACAACATTGACTGAatgtcaaataaaaatgtttgtctaaaaaatcaATCAATCTTTTAgctttagaaaactaaaaaaaacataattcaaaatttacgTCATTTTATGATTTTGTCAAATTTTTCCATTGAAATCGTTTTTTCTTTAGAGATTTATGattgtcaaatattttcaaacattttgctTAAAGAAGTGAAATCATATAAAGAAATATCTAAGAGAACAAATGCGTATTTGCAAGATCTAGATTAGATTTTAAATCGAAATATATCCATACttggttttgcaactttttgtcgagatacgagtatgtGAAACAGaattatgaacataaaagttctatt
The window above is part of the Lucilia cuprina isolate Lc7/37 chromosome 6, ASM2204524v1, whole genome shotgun sequence genome. Proteins encoded here:
- the LOC111691266 gene encoding serine-rich adhesin for platelets isoform X9, which translates into the protein MPNYRNKNRNRNKNKQRNKQQQQQQQQQQKQKEENCKKESKEPTTATTTTPTTINTTHSPENSTTTPTTTSSASPLTVSEVTNISAVSSENNVAEIVDTSTTKKSNQFDVCENVQSLKQTTPDVTTATEQESEANVKTTETNDTVLNEPSQCDNKSKNNHGVKTNDIMGNEKSKMIDPQRDISSEESNIQTATTDVSPISPSTCALGKVIVHRIVCEDSNSVNTNKELTTTNAIKSNESSKEEQSATPATEKSENEPFKVIIHKILTEPDVVKENEISSKELDQDNNTADSSKPTTKQTDNISQQTQQEQQQVKVIVHKVITAEEDSETTDKTDSNNTAANAQHSQQHEVKVIVHKVDKTEEVTNNNTNSSSNESASQQHEVKVIVHKVSTSDEEDHNTQQQQKQQHQHQQQAKVIVHQVHLEDKDNEPQITSPTMKEPLSSVAKTNTSDVRIVEISDESLSDLEELRSPVISEAESSVEYSDDIQKVADSITEVTSSSSSSSASSSQKQSRKQKRIALENHFLPQMLNPRFLDSISEENSELSDNSENPLSRSASNESATNCPSEGKVQKLNAKYPKSSLDFSKSHKQQQQSTNQRKSKVIREEPIAVAVAARLQDAPDADESCTTVSSCMSPEAEAAEVVFISNSASSSMSDLHDMDLFENVHTSTPDFDLDTDLRDIINKPVTENICFESLTSSAAPSAFTAKIPKQQLPEFCANQNNNNQTINNSKLINKNTPQTPYTASATATNTSIATNTTTKTRSLAETKTNSNINSKLDSILLSSSSSPANEQLVFAQIEEQISSVLSSINEVASQNTNTTIATTSTSSSSSSTKKIHTNLSNTQKLPVTTTSTTVASRTPENSCEESFNTNSSSSLCAGNNAKTSRVFSQDVNMNTVRDLIINNNNNNVNDNNTVKLNGNNNENSATNGYVKLSYNNSNTFTPIPPPPPRGSPPPPPIPPLSQEHEPEQTRDECDNTSNSAFNPSTSFSNSASLPLLQKHVDYHNSHTQSQHDLPKGLNSALSLLTSSVIRQESMDSHCSDSTNFSQCTAINVAPEQSSDSVQTSSISDLKTDTNQQCEQSDDSSSSSVDPKKLRLLCAETLASFPYGDAVLEELATVAQNIGEARAVKAVETENNMPYPLPELPHIDDLQLSLKVGETAPKRPEPPQQQQDQSWLGVPTSNDPQVLVCLSPSQRSYIQQKPEQKPDDLLDAHQKFVERRGYHEYTKEQLQTLEREKLAEQQLLQTAAMMKKLRKSITPPPPQIPPPPVPVKSSETASKAQNLSKRTVSTTTVTHTQTPNDDVNLTHNNEQMPTASNGENNGEENKHRLLSIIQDTGESNANKQIHSVSSSSSYENNSRQTTNSGSAPVKEQVPSATSTLNNGTSTNSHQFPQLSEHKGSGNMQSVETTLGQMFPTMGSSNIFDHEHKRFSNIESSNTEPFCSQIMNTQPKRYSSVETHSYETQKRIENGKVVQDFSTSKHETKTSGDKPSDAISSFPLKTAMSQDSNSFLSTGKEQDIKHNSPAAPHKNDQEIMSALNLNKHSSDIERKQQTATQSETTIRTTIAETSQNIANDENKSAKMDEKDLTKKQEPENTALKRGIQDTYEEFRQRAKAAADAASTLPTLNLPTAAATTAKVTSNGDNNGEMISSTTTTTEHKKITTLSHDHEKLFKEFDDLSKQLHRELETSKAEREQRERSASMFDLNRVHMRQKQQIEEFNKSRHEHLKELEQEIERSMKSRSLRFSRPQESATDTVDYQAGRTYQIPIHIENGNGNTTAANKPSDTYDEAPPVPEPPKTYQIPIQIESSNPSYVDDARFRRAESMFNLGDDAHHRQRTYSNQTQFQRAEDDWSKYASDLGSSENIARPFAKEVEICYQRRPGGIRAPRLSASTNDLSFNNQHSYDHFNAYNVRRHHAPMLNRAPENNRPKFGSCYSMIERDPNPKYISTTTRRGVSPAPQTSGFFPLDGCHVREEDMRQRRASLPREIHEQQLKYIANKEEELRTEFERLQNERRRLMEEAQKAQAMQMAQTPTSPITRPLRDLYRSTQKLPTLTEDEVFRQQMAEEWLNKVAEREKRRLQNIIKISKIHEDEAYSKHKANMEEEFLSRVKERRHKLAMPADSDWESGAESQPTTQAQLSEAEDIPPVKIIEGEKEASLRRLPRHLREFAKFSNHQKEEIEGGHREEHQEEERSEETTDNSVSKAFKKSSVVKTVKTLRAPMLPENGGHDNKLHYHKSRAYQIPQRPRDPYSTDRLQRRTNNKQTRFAAATNRRSWSESDLLQEIDKDLKLAKGFLFQDVYNVKHEYMSEPETENERPRKMAQLGRRQYDGIGPITNDGMPIILRSEVKEPHQHEWYKRLYQTIHKQKHGDDCVIRYKQPRGRTQYSKPNGYQSEPEPNYDSDYSTIKYRAVNPNRLQSVSSALNVRKSNDTLYGTLPNPVKSGQNSYKNQPGRIEDYVTGHSSVSEKEKKEWWDEIMDIFNVQLDQTKLSSHYTEGNLSRALAKESGYTSDSNLVFRKKELPQSSPLSPVEQKQAYKNVQAGGEPPLFGFRKPAPEKSKDYDFPTPQLPPPPKGELLEQGAVSPNRYYESDVNIHFKTPVRQEFKYPLSEEELAIRQAEQMQKLYQEERRRKYLQELQDMNSRRHTDNFTPSQKSPIPLNRYDDFPADLAPKAANQIKSIARALYNFQAQNSKELSFKKGDIIYIKRAIDKNWYEGEHNAMIGLFPANYVEIINKETVYPVQSQAPVYRKPSEGQARAKYNFQAQSGVELSLNKGELVSLTRRVDDNWFEGRIANRKGIFPVSYVEVLTDIGAEDIAARTTTVPQTARPSLDALRTNINNEFNTLTRNGNQPPNAILRETRNAHKTDILHVDTSSEPLVYRALYKYRPQNSDELELQEGDIVHVLEKCDDGWYVGTSQRTGCFGTFPGNYVERV